In Osmia lignaria lignaria isolate PbOS001 chromosome 5, iyOsmLign1, whole genome shotgun sequence, a single genomic region encodes these proteins:
- the LOC117605059 gene encoding uncharacterized protein LOC117605059, translated as MSTTKNLAFLNKKQAQDFLNSFDIVMSDCDGVIWYLQKPIPGTIDTLKKLQELGKRLYLVTNNGTNSVDRYCETLKLNQLEVQPEQVITPGKVVSWYLKKIHFTDEAFVIASTPFRQALIDAGIKLSPENIEIDEDDVFGFLKRVEDQPSIKAVVVDFSVVFNWAKIAFAISCLKRNDVLYLCGAQDEWVTYDIDKKILGPGPLIEMITKQSGKTPIQCAKPSEVLQSYLFDLCNVKDSKRCLFIGDTINYDMKFGKMCGFQKLMVGTGLDNIKDAELNEEIRPDFYVPSLALLHPIIDSLQDGFVDERNGSWHRNSSMFNENNKNLR; from the exons ATGTCCACCACGAAGAACCTAGCGTTTCTGAACAAGAAACAGGCGCAGGATTTCTTGAATTCGTTTGACATCGTCATGTCGGACTGCGATG GTGTCATTTGGTACCTACAGAAACCGATACCGGGCACCATTGACACCCTGAAGAAGCTGCAGGAACTGGGGAAGAGGCTGTACCTTGTGACCAACAATGGCACCAATAGCGTCGATAGATATTGTGAGACATTAAAGTTGAACCAACTGGAAGTGCAACCG GAACAGGTAATAACTCCAGGCAAAGTCGTCTCCTGGTACCTGAAGAAGATTCATTTTACAGACGAGGCGTTTGTTATCGCTTCGACACCATTTCGACAAGCTTTAATCGACGCTGGTATTAAATTGTCTCCAGAAAAT ATCGAGATTGACGAAGATGACGTGTTCGGGTTTCTAAAGCGTGTAGAAGATCAACCATCGATCAAAGCCGTTGTTGTTGATTTTTCTGTGGTCTTTAATTGGGCTAAAATAGCGTTCGCGATATCTTGCTTGAAAAGGAACGATGTTCTTTATCTTTGCGGGGCTCAGGACGAGTGGGTCACTTATGACatcgataaaaaaatattag GCCCAGGTCCTTTAATCGAAATGATTACCAAACAAAGTGGTAAAACGCCCATCCAGTGTGCTAAACCCAGCGAAGTATTACAGAGCTATCTTTTCGATCTCTGCAATGTGAAGGATTCAAAGAGGTGCTTGTTCATCGGTGACAC AATCAATTATGACATGAAATTTGGAAAGATGTGCGGATTTCAAAAGTTAATGGTTGGAACTGGCCTTGATAATATCAAGGACGCAGAATTGAACGAAGAAATCCGTCCGGATTTCTACGTTCCCAGTTTGGCGTTGTTGCATCCCATTATTGATTCACTGCAGGATGGCTTTGTGGATGAAAGAAATGGTTCCTGGCATCGGAACTCCAGtatgtttaatgaaaataataaaaatctgagATGA